In Rhinatrema bivittatum unplaced genomic scaffold, aRhiBiv1.1, whole genome shotgun sequence, one genomic interval encodes:
- the LOC115082373 gene encoding parvalbumin beta-like, producing MSMTDLLSAKDIEAALSSVKAAESFNYKSFFAKVGLSNKSPDQVKQVFAILDQDKSGYIEEDELQLFLQNFNSGARALSDAETKAFLAAGDSDGDGKIGVDEFQALVRA from the exons ATGTCTATGACTGACTTGCTCTCAGCGAAGGACATCGAAGCTGCCCTGAGCAGCGTAAAAG CTGCTGAGTCCTTCAACTACAAGTCTTTCTTCGCCAAGGTCGGCTTGTCCAACAAGTCCCCAGATCAGGTCAAGCAGGTCTTTGCCATCCTGGACCAGGACAAGAGCGGCTACATTGAGGAAGACGAGCTCCA GCTTTTCCTGCAGAACTTCAACTCCGGTGCCAGAGCTCTGAGCGACGCAGAGACCAAGGCTTTCCTGGCAGCCGGCGACTCTGACGGGGACGGCAAGATCGGAGTGGATG AATTCCAGGCTTTGGTGAGGGCGTAA